The following are encoded together in the Flavihumibacter fluvii genome:
- a CDS encoding sensor histidine kinase, giving the protein MSNNLLDRKWVRVLLQVVAWLVLFSLPFLLRPNAPQQSTGKADTGSWVSRYYIINNLFWVVYFYLNFIVLVPRIFNRKRFAAFALVQVALFILYVGIGWMNSVLFRDHDHFNWRGHILFTFFIFLFMLATSTAVRMGIDWIRAEKLADEKINENLKTELSLLRSQVSPHFMFNVLNNMVALARKKSDLLEPSLIKLSSLMRYMLYDVDGEKVSLEKEIDYLDSYIDLQKQRISKNVQIHTNFSQVDRSYEIEPMLLIPFVENAFKHGTGMIDQPVIDIELVAKNNNLEFIVKNRYAEDSQEVKDKTSGIGLTNVKRRLNLLYGKNHILNVQKNDGWFTVILHVKLS; this is encoded by the coding sequence ATGAGTAATAACCTGTTAGACAGGAAATGGGTGAGGGTATTGCTGCAGGTAGTGGCCTGGTTGGTGCTTTTTTCCCTGCCCTTCCTGTTACGTCCTAATGCTCCGCAACAGAGTACCGGTAAAGCAGATACCGGTTCCTGGGTGAGCCGGTATTACATTATTAATAACTTGTTTTGGGTAGTGTATTTCTACCTGAACTTCATTGTACTGGTACCCCGGATCTTTAACAGGAAACGGTTTGCCGCTTTTGCATTGGTTCAGGTCGCTTTATTTATACTTTATGTGGGTATTGGCTGGATGAATAGTGTGCTCTTTAGGGATCATGACCATTTTAACTGGCGGGGCCATATCTTGTTCACCTTCTTCATCTTTCTTTTTATGCTGGCAACCAGTACCGCCGTGCGGATGGGAATTGACTGGATACGGGCAGAAAAACTGGCCGATGAGAAAATCAATGAGAACCTGAAGACTGAATTGTCCCTGCTGCGCTCCCAGGTGAGTCCGCATTTCATGTTCAACGTACTGAATAATATGGTTGCCCTTGCCAGGAAGAAATCAGACCTGCTTGAGCCATCCCTGATTAAACTTTCCTCCCTGATGCGGTACATGCTTTACGATGTAGATGGTGAAAAAGTTTCACTGGAAAAAGAAATCGATTACCTCGACAGTTATATCGACCTCCAGAAACAGAGGATCAGTAAAAATGTACAGATCCATACCAATTTTTCACAAGTTGACCGGAGCTATGAAATTGAGCCCATGTTATTAATCCCATTCGTGGAAAATGCTTTTAAACATGGGACCGGAATGATCGACCAACCTGTTATTGATATTGAATTAGTCGCAAAAAACAATAACCTGGAATTCATTGTAAAGAACCGTTACGCAGAAGACAGCCAGGAAGTAAAGGACAAAACATCCGGAATTGGATTGACTAATGTAAAGCGGAGACTAAACCTCTTGTATGGTAAAAACCATATACTGAATGTGCAGAAAAATGATGGCTGGTTTACAGTTATACTACATGTAAAATTATCCTGA
- a CDS encoding TIGR00266 family protein, with the protein MRSNHEIDYRIYGEEMQYVEVELDPNETAVAESGSFMMMDDGVQMATIFGDGSKQQTGGLLGKLVSAGKRVLTGESLFMTTFTNMAQGKKRVSFASPYPGKIIPLDLLQLGGRVICQKDAFLCAAKGVSVGIALQKKLGTGIFGGEGFIMQKLEGDGMAFVHAGGHVFARDLQPGEVLKLDTGCVVAYTQTIDFDIQYVGGIRNTIFGGEGLFFATLRGPGTVWIQTLPISRLASRILQYGTTNRKEEGGILGGLGNVLDGDGW; encoded by the coding sequence ATGAGAAGTAATCATGAAATAGACTATCGCATTTATGGTGAGGAAATGCAGTACGTAGAAGTTGAACTCGATCCCAATGAGACTGCAGTAGCAGAAAGCGGCAGTTTTATGATGATGGACGATGGTGTACAAATGGCCACCATTTTCGGGGATGGTTCCAAACAACAGACAGGTGGCCTGTTGGGAAAATTGGTCAGCGCGGGTAAGCGGGTATTAACGGGTGAAAGCTTGTTCATGACCACCTTCACCAATATGGCTCAAGGAAAGAAAAGGGTCAGCTTTGCCTCTCCCTATCCCGGAAAAATAATTCCGCTCGACCTGCTTCAATTGGGTGGCAGGGTAATCTGCCAGAAAGACGCCTTCCTTTGTGCTGCGAAGGGGGTAAGTGTCGGGATTGCCTTACAGAAAAAACTGGGTACCGGTATTTTTGGTGGTGAAGGTTTCATTATGCAAAAACTGGAAGGTGATGGCATGGCTTTTGTGCACGCAGGCGGACATGTTTTTGCCCGTGACCTGCAGCCTGGTGAAGTTCTTAAGCTTGATACAGGTTGTGTGGTAGCCTATACCCAAACTATCGATTTCGATATCCAGTATGTAGGCGGTATCCGAAATACAATTTTTGGTGGTGAAGGTTTATTCTTTGCCACACTCCGCGGTCCGGGTACCGTGTGGATCCAGACCTTACCCATCAGCCGGCTCGCCAGCCGCATCTTGCAATATGGCACCACCAACAGGAAAGAAGAAGGCGGAATCCTGGGCGGATTGGGAAATGTGCTGGATGGTGATGGATGGTAG
- a CDS encoding alpha/beta fold hydrolase: MKKSIRIAMLILGGWLIFAQGCMTFRISDKKAIGSFAKEGITLSASTKHLNGHTIHYVQTGADSLPTLVFIHGTPGSWSAFEPYLRDSLLLTKFRLVSFDRPGFGYSDFGDAMHLHDQSAIIGPVIQSLKNGQPLWLVGHSLGGPMILELEIDYPGLATGLVLIAGSIDPAAEKPEKWRKILFKTPLNYLVPGAMRPSNRELWYLKEDLYTLAPSLHKITCPVYFIHGTKDTWVPPVNVAYGLKHLTNVPRKDTLWLDGNHFIPWIKFDSIRNYLMDKCNGK; encoded by the coding sequence ATGAAAAAATCAATACGGATAGCAATGCTCATCCTTGGTGGCTGGCTTATTTTTGCGCAGGGCTGCATGACCTTCCGAATCTCTGATAAAAAAGCTATTGGCAGTTTTGCTAAAGAGGGAATTACATTATCAGCAAGTACAAAGCACCTAAACGGGCATACCATTCACTATGTACAAACAGGTGCTGATAGTTTGCCCACCCTGGTGTTTATTCATGGAACTCCCGGCAGCTGGTCGGCCTTCGAACCCTACCTGCGTGACAGCTTATTATTGACAAAATTCAGGCTGGTCAGTTTCGATCGGCCAGGTTTTGGGTATAGTGATTTTGGCGATGCTATGCACCTTCATGATCAATCGGCCATAATAGGCCCGGTGATACAATCATTAAAGAATGGACAACCATTATGGCTGGTTGGCCATTCTTTAGGAGGCCCGATGATCTTAGAACTGGAAATAGATTATCCCGGCCTCGCAACAGGATTAGTGTTGATTGCAGGCAGTATTGATCCTGCAGCTGAGAAACCGGAAAAATGGCGCAAGATATTATTCAAGACCCCACTCAATTATTTGGTACCCGGCGCTATGCGCCCGTCAAACAGGGAATTATGGTACCTCAAGGAAGACCTGTATACACTTGCGCCATCGCTTCACAAGATAACATGCCCGGTATATTTTATTCATGGCACAAAGGATACCTGGGTACCACCTGTAAATGTAGCTTATGGATTAAAGCATTTAACGAACGTACCCAGAAAGGATACGCTTTGGTTAGATGGCAACCATTTTATACCATGGATAAAATTCGATAGTATCAGAAATTACCTGATGGATAAGTGCAACGGAAAATAA
- a CDS encoding LytR/AlgR family response regulator transcription factor has translation MLNCIAIDDEPLALELLEDNISKVPFLNLVAACENPLQAMKVIEENRIDLVFLDIQMPGLTGLQFIQSLAQKPLFILITAYEKYALEGYTLDVVDYLVKPVSLDRFIKACHKARELFELRLAKNGTVNEPTADYFFVNVDYSLLKVMFNDILWIESLKDYVKIHLKSSTKPVVTRMSMKSLEESLPQDRFLRVHKSFIISKAQVTAIRKNSIFIGTMEIPVGENYRDTITLITGRSI, from the coding sequence ATGCTGAATTGTATTGCCATTGACGACGAACCGCTCGCACTTGAATTACTGGAAGATAATATCAGTAAAGTGCCTTTCCTGAATTTGGTGGCAGCCTGCGAGAATCCTTTGCAGGCCATGAAAGTGATCGAGGAAAACCGCATCGACCTGGTTTTTTTGGATATACAGATGCCTGGACTTACCGGCCTTCAATTTATCCAAAGCCTGGCTCAAAAGCCACTGTTTATCCTGATCACTGCATATGAAAAATATGCACTGGAAGGATATACCCTTGATGTTGTGGACTACCTGGTAAAACCTGTTTCGCTTGACCGCTTTATCAAAGCCTGTCACAAAGCTCGTGAATTATTCGAATTGCGGTTGGCGAAAAATGGAACAGTGAATGAACCCACGGCCGATTATTTCTTTGTGAATGTTGACTATAGCCTGCTTAAAGTAATGTTCAACGATATATTGTGGATCGAATCTCTTAAAGATTATGTTAAGATCCACTTGAAAAGCTCCACAAAACCGGTGGTTACGCGCATGAGTATGAAATCCCTGGAAGAAAGCCTGCCGCAGGACCGTTTCCTAAGGGTCCACAAATCCTTTATTATTTCAAAAGCGCAAGTTACAGCCATACGTAAGAACAGCATTTTCATTGGTACAATGGAAATCCCGGTGGGCGAAAATTACCGGGATACCATTACACTGATTACCGGAAGGTCCATTTAA
- a CDS encoding TonB-dependent receptor: MKRLLFILTTILISFGSFAQAGAQPGKMPAGNMPPGGMPAGVTAQVYGKIVDSDGKPLPDVSVLLMRTTRDSTSKKSKDVLVSGLSTKANGDFNFADIPLGGPMKLKISSLEYTPIDQPVMFGMGGGLIKDLGNITLKKDIKQLANVTVTASKPLVRMDGEKKIFSVDKDLVSAGGTAIDVMKNVPSVQVDIDGNVTMRNAQPTLFLDGRPTTLTLDQIPANTIESIEVITNPSAKYDASGGNAGILNIVLKKNKKSGYNGTVQAGVDKYGAVSGGGDLSIRQQKFNFSISANLNQNKGRGEGNTTRDNFDQVPETSIFQTNTNRNNGQFMFGRVGFDYFATNRTTISVGAVKVRGEFKPNDFIATSVDSLYESGTTHGYYERTTTGTRVFNGTGLSMGLKQLFPKDGQELTADINYFGGKMESNSLYHTDYFAAKEGAITDYQEQKLASDGRNQFVTIQTDYVQPIKGKLKVETGLRAQLRATESNIYNYLINKGTGDFELVPDASTNYKNSDNVYAAYVSVSNTIKNFGYQLGLRAESSSYEGEKTNTGEKFTNQFPVSLFPSVSLNQKLKNDQQLQLSYSRRINRPNFFQLIPFTDYTDPLNITRGNPDLVPEFTQSMELTYSKTLPGNNSIMASTYYKYTDNLITRYQEIEYDNVLNRDVLVNSFINANNSRSFGIELTSINPLAKWWDMTTNVNLYNSKINTDDTKSASADDMWSVFAKWNNTFKMPKNFNIQLSGTFQSKTNLPISQNQGFGPPMMQAQSASQGYIKANYGIDIAIKKSFLKNNALSATLSFNDILRTRKMEQYSYNEYFTQNNYRVRDPQMVRLNLAYKFGKIDMSLFKKKNMKGGGGEGMQMDQ; this comes from the coding sequence ATGAAACGTTTATTATTCATCCTCACCACAATTCTAATCAGTTTCGGCAGTTTTGCCCAGGCTGGTGCCCAACCTGGTAAAATGCCGGCTGGCAATATGCCTCCCGGCGGAATGCCTGCAGGGGTAACTGCACAGGTATATGGAAAGATTGTGGACAGCGATGGTAAACCACTGCCTGATGTTTCTGTCCTGTTGATGAGAACGACCAGGGATAGTACCTCCAAGAAATCGAAGGATGTCCTGGTTTCCGGTTTATCCACCAAGGCAAACGGTGATTTCAATTTTGCAGATATTCCTTTGGGCGGACCCATGAAACTGAAGATCTCATCACTTGAATACACGCCCATCGACCAACCGGTCATGTTCGGAATGGGTGGTGGCTTAATCAAGGACCTGGGTAATATTACACTCAAAAAAGATATTAAGCAACTGGCCAATGTTACTGTAACAGCCAGTAAGCCATTGGTCAGGATGGATGGCGAAAAGAAAATATTCAGTGTTGATAAAGACCTGGTAAGTGCCGGGGGGACCGCAATAGACGTAATGAAAAACGTACCGTCCGTACAAGTGGATATTGATGGAAATGTTACTATGCGGAATGCGCAGCCCACATTATTTCTGGATGGTCGCCCCACCACACTTACCTTAGATCAGATTCCTGCCAACACAATTGAATCCATTGAGGTGATCACCAATCCATCGGCAAAATATGATGCATCTGGTGGTAATGCTGGTATCCTGAATATTGTACTCAAAAAGAATAAAAAGTCTGGTTATAATGGTACGGTGCAAGCCGGTGTTGATAAGTATGGTGCCGTAAGTGGTGGCGGTGATTTAAGTATCCGTCAGCAAAAATTCAATTTTTCGATAAGTGCCAATCTCAACCAGAACAAAGGAAGGGGAGAAGGTAACACCACACGTGATAACTTCGACCAGGTTCCCGAAACCAGCATTTTCCAGACCAATACTAACCGCAATAATGGCCAGTTCATGTTTGGCAGGGTGGGATTTGATTATTTCGCCACTAACAGAACTACCATCTCAGTTGGTGCAGTAAAAGTCCGTGGTGAATTTAAACCGAATGATTTTATTGCAACATCAGTTGATTCATTGTATGAAAGTGGAACAACTCATGGTTATTACGAAAGAACAACTACAGGGACCAGGGTGTTTAACGGTACCGGTCTTTCAATGGGATTGAAACAATTGTTCCCTAAGGATGGCCAGGAACTTACTGCCGACATCAATTACTTCGGGGGTAAGATGGAATCCAATTCCTTGTACCATACAGATTATTTTGCAGCTAAGGAAGGTGCGATTACTGATTACCAGGAACAAAAACTGGCAAGTGATGGCAGAAATCAGTTCGTTACCATTCAAACAGATTATGTGCAGCCTATTAAAGGTAAACTGAAAGTGGAAACCGGTCTCAGGGCACAACTCAGGGCCACTGAAAGCAATATTTATAATTATTTGATTAATAAAGGAACAGGTGATTTTGAACTTGTTCCTGATGCCAGCACAAACTATAAGAATTCAGATAATGTATATGCAGCCTATGTTTCCGTTTCCAATACAATAAAGAATTTTGGTTACCAGCTAGGCCTGCGGGCGGAAAGTTCTTCCTATGAAGGTGAGAAGACCAACACTGGTGAAAAATTCACAAATCAATTCCCGGTAAGTTTGTTTCCTTCTGTTTCATTGAACCAGAAGCTGAAAAATGACCAGCAGTTACAATTAAGTTACAGCCGCAGGATCAACAGGCCAAATTTCTTTCAGTTGATTCCGTTTACGGATTATACAGATCCTTTGAATATTACCCGTGGTAATCCGGACCTCGTTCCTGAATTCACGCAATCAATGGAATTGACCTATTCCAAAACATTGCCTGGCAATAACAGTATCATGGCCTCTACCTATTACAAGTACACCGATAACCTGATTACCCGCTACCAGGAAATTGAGTATGACAATGTACTAAACAGGGATGTCCTGGTAAACAGCTTTATCAATGCCAATAACAGCAGGAGCTTTGGTATTGAACTTACCTCAATAAACCCACTGGCCAAATGGTGGGATATGACGACTAACGTGAACCTGTATAATAGCAAGATAAACACTGATGACACCAAGTCGGCTTCAGCCGATGATATGTGGAGTGTGTTCGCTAAGTGGAATAATACATTTAAAATGCCAAAGAATTTTAATATCCAATTAAGCGGTACTTTCCAGTCGAAAACAAACCTTCCAATAAGCCAGAATCAGGGTTTTGGTCCTCCAATGATGCAAGCCCAGAGTGCATCACAGGGTTATATTAAAGCGAACTATGGTATAGATATTGCCATCAAGAAAAGTTTCCTGAAGAACAATGCATTGTCTGCAACATTAAGCTTCAATGATATCCTCCGCACCAGGAAAATGGAACAGTATTCTTACAATGAATATTTCACCCAGAATAACTACCGTGTTCGTGATCCGCAAATGGTTCGGTTAAACCTGGCGTACAAGTTTGGTAAGATCGATATGTCCCTATTCAAAAAGAAGAACATGAAAGGTGGCGGTGGAGAAGGTATGCAGATGGATCAATAA